Part of the Pseudodesulfovibrio mercurii genome is shown below.
GAAACCGGATGCCGTTTCAAGGGACGGCACCCGGCTGTCATGTCTTGGGATTTGCCGATGCGACCCGGTTCAGATGAGCCCGAGGCTCTTGATCTCGCCCATGAGTTTTTCCTCGTCGATGGGCTTGACCAGGTAGGAGGTGGCTCCGCCGAGGAAGAAGGCGTCGTGGGTCTCCTTCTCGTCCGCGAGCATGGTGGTGACGATGACCTTGGATTCGCTCAGGGGGCTGACGCCGTTCTCCTGCTCCAGGGTGCGGATTTCACGCAGGGCCTGCTGGCCGTCCAGTCCCGGCATGAGCAGGTCGAGACAGATCAGGTCGTAGGGCTCGTTGTCGAGGAGGCTGCGCCGGAAGGCCTCGATGGCCTCCTCGCCGTCCACGGCGATGTCGCATTTGGCGACCTGGCGCAATATCTCGTGAATCATGTTCCGGCTGTAAAAATCGTCATCCACGATCAACGCTTTCATATTTCGCCCTCCTGTCGGTCTTTCCGTCTTGGGTTGGAGATTTGTTTCATGTCACTTTCCCGTAAAAAGCGCAATAGTTCGGCCCGGACGCGAACTCAGGGCGCAAGCTCCACGCCCTCGCGGGCCAGCTCGAAATCGACCCCACGGCCCGCCCAGCGGTCCCGCAGCCTTGCGCCCAGTTCATCCAGGTCCGCGTCGGTCCGGTCCACGTCGTGGTGGGTCAGCACGGCCCGCCCCACCCCGGCCCGGCGGGCCAGCTCCAGGGCCGTGTCCATGGAGCCGTGGCCCCAGCCCCGTTTCCGCTCATACTCCTCGGGGGTGTACTGGGCGTCGATGACCAGCAGGTCCACGCCGCGCAACTGGTCCAGGACGATGTGGTTGCGCTCGGCCACCAGGGCCTCGTAGGCCTCGTAATCCTCGTCGCCGGGGGCGTAGATGTTGCCGAACGGCTCGTGGTCGCCGGTGAAGAACAGGGTGCGCCCGTCGCAGCGCACCAGATAGCCGAAATTCGGGGACGGGTGGTTCATGAGCAGGGGCGTGACCTCGGCGAACCCGAGGTCCACGGTCTCGCCCTCGGCCAGGGTGCGGTAGCCGATGTCCGCCGCGAGCTCGGCGGTCCGCACCGGGAAGAAGGGGTATTCCATCTGCCGGGCCAGGGCGGCCTCGATGCCGGTCATGTTCAGGGGGTCGGCCGGGCCGTGCAGGGTCACGCGGCTGCCGGGCACGAACAGGGGCAGAAAGAACGGCAGCCCGGAGATGTGGTCCCAGTGGGTGTGGGTGATGAACACGTCGCAGGCGGCGGGCCCGTCCTGGACCAGCTCCCGCCCCAGCTCACGGATGCCGGTGCCCGCGTCGAGAATGAGCAGGTTGCCGTCGTCGGCGCGGACCTCGATACAGGTGGTGTTGCCGCCGTACCGGACGGTCCGCGGACCCGGCACCGGCACGGACCCGCGCGTACCCCGGAACCGGACGCGCATCAGCGGGACTCCCCGAGCTTGACGAAGATTCGGGCGCTCTCTACCTCCTCGCCCAGGGAAGGCAGGTCCGCGATCAGTTCGTCCATGGTCATGTTGAACCGGTTGACCACACACGGAGGCAGCGGCTCCACCACGAAGTTCCCGGCCGAGCCGAAGGACAGCTTCTTGCTGATCTGGTTGGCGGCGAACAGGCAGTCGTTGAGCATGAAGTCCCCGCCCGCTCCCTGCGAATGGTGGGTGGCGACGACCTCCCGAAGCTCTCCGGGCAGGTGCCATTTTTCGGCCAGCAGCCCGCCGATGTCCGCGTGTGTCGCGCCGATGACATCCAGCTCGCAGTGGTGCAGGGGCGCGCCCGATCCGGCGCATTGGCGGATCACGGCCGTGAATTCGTCCGGCAGGTACAGGGCGAAGACCACCTTGCCGATGTCGTGCAGCAGTCCGGCCGCGAAATAATTGGCCACGTCGTCACGGGACACCCCGAGCCTGCGGCCGAGCATGGAGGCGCAGGCGGCCACGGCCAGGGAATGGAGCCAGAACGCGCCCATGTCCAGCCGCTCGGAGGCGGTCCGGGGGATGGCCCCCACCGCGGCCAGACCCAGGGCCACGTTCTTGAGGGTGTTCAGGCCGAGGTAGACGCTGGCGTGGTTGATGGAGGTGATCTCCCTGGACAGGCCGAAATACGGGGAATTGACCAGGCGCAGGATCTTGAGGGTGAAGACCGGGTCCTTCTTGATGACCTCCACCAGGTCCTTCTGCGAGCAGTTGATGTCCGCCGACAGGGTCAGGACCTGGTGCACGCTCTCGGGAAAGGCGGGCATGCGCTCCACGGCCTCAAGCAATTTTCGTCTGACGTCGTCGTTCATTATCCCATCCGCCTGTTTTGCGGCCCGCCCAGGCGAACCGGCCCCGTTCTTCACTGTTCCGGACCCGGCGCGGGGCCTACTCGGACTTCTATATCAGACGGGCAGTCCTGGCAAGAGGGCGACCGCAGCCAGGT
Proteins encoded:
- a CDS encoding response regulator, which gives rise to MKALIVDDDFYSRNMIHEILRQVAKCDIAVDGEEAIEAFRRSLLDNEPYDLICLDLLMPGLDGQQALREIRTLEQENGVSPLSESKVIVTTMLADEKETHDAFFLGGATSYLVKPIDEEKLMGEIKSLGLI
- a CDS encoding MBL fold metallo-hydrolase, with product MRVRFRGTRGSVPVPGPRTVRYGGNTTCIEVRADDGNLLILDAGTGIRELGRELVQDGPAACDVFITHTHWDHISGLPFFLPLFVPGSRVTLHGPADPLNMTGIEAALARQMEYPFFPVRTAELAADIGYRTLAEGETVDLGFAEVTPLLMNHPSPNFGYLVRCDGRTLFFTGDHEPFGNIYAPGDEDYEAYEALVAERNHIVLDQLRGVDLLVIDAQYTPEEYERKRGWGHGSMDTALELARRAGVGRAVLTHHDVDRTDADLDELGARLRDRWAGRGVDFELAREGVELAP
- a CDS encoding HDOD domain-containing protein — translated: MNDDVRRKLLEAVERMPAFPESVHQVLTLSADINCSQKDLVEVIKKDPVFTLKILRLVNSPYFGLSREITSINHASVYLGLNTLKNVALGLAAVGAIPRTASERLDMGAFWLHSLAVAACASMLGRRLGVSRDDVANYFAAGLLHDIGKVVFALYLPDEFTAVIRQCAGSGAPLHHCELDVIGATHADIGGLLAEKWHLPGELREVVATHHSQGAGGDFMLNDCLFAANQISKKLSFGSAGNFVVEPLPPCVVNRFNMTMDELIADLPSLGEEVESARIFVKLGESR